Proteins from a single region of Syngnathus typhle isolate RoL2023-S1 ecotype Sweden linkage group LG10, RoL_Styp_1.0, whole genome shotgun sequence:
- the LOC133160713 gene encoding uncharacterized protein LOC133160713 has protein sequence MLSPTQEESEQYPLTTQTALDPPNNDTDSTEAAPREAGAQEARDTFVEDTNGTQINETLTDESLQEATKTIEPSNNKDEMAVDHDPKNNPPSERTLNSNKDPDTDEQKLKKKERRYPSKKAMVDPLKMDMTKPVVMPLTSSELSLQCIECHIIFSDSKSKQRHLKLSHPVEYEQCILRNSLFTCYHCDSHFTNSTELMAHQKTHVERKPYKCPLCGQTFKRLSELTLHKKVHVGQDGYTCPDCGKTCKTTTLLKYHSRVHTGERPYVCKECGSRFSMSNALQKHLLSHLPEGARDAEEAKRKVKRKKEQDALTPKYPCTFCKATFKSPKMRLRHLTNKHSVSLDSLGKAMQARSHINHFTPVITPISIAQTSLLQLEPNGPLQKVDGNIDTEPIRKLIESLGNVQKVNQVVILGQVPPHAPPLEVQQISKPLSLNLKPLQSDSTRVESKTAEGDFSNNPFDPMEQTIILEPITPDGQFINPPFSDLGSQIVSGESLALGLAPSEHRFSPGGEVMHQIHPQPGIDSTNSNLFKSLVFQDLEQTVLLELTPALTPTAEQQPSQNEQPPEIPNPSLVPTTELEKTSYQSIVNEHDTGSPVPSFGPLVEQNLASLQSTIPLSQPTVEKNPTSLHTDQQDLCNSNLAPPQTPIQDFGEPGANSQEEDQNQKASQAQVHSLPDNGTPRESREKTTQDEELLVDGKEDNKEVENLSDATVASAKKCPSHSSNKEAPQTSELPVNVMSAQELVKVRKRKPARALIIQGYMQELIGSILDEDLQSDGKQAKRKRTKKSHLVNFNPRKKEKKNKKQRVPSQQCQSPRKEPVIDGAINASENKAASKKTGKIAGKSKKAATASPGEVSLDSAAKPKKKKKKLTKQCAARDQHKSKQKTKIKSKGEQKCSSKVKKMTNKEKKKKKDTMSLKNNQTESPGTQVTQDSLLLLKGHKQPQLKVHKLDPSKTSAQEIPPPENPSQHSEDNQANPETKTANNPVKKKGKSKKNPKTLSLLSFLKTSSHQASETQLVKPKTGRKRKASSNLEVEGVITALHSKRALECQNCGEIFTEVASLQKHKAMVHVLESPQLTYTNGNIFEGVSRINVDQQESLINPTTAWGNEPLTALEESQPNVSFPALIPSPALPGENDVQPPESSKPLEPIKPKASNLDPRIESTAAVKRNESAESVDKQQERTPENLESDHRAPVEEDVKEDDLLGVDLVTVGEDNENNLLRDNIPQRESVEVANSEARSSETEDQAREARSLQSVSCSTQQVGVKNEEEEVLVQKKKKAGKGRKRQGRARLKADAVSRKCLQPGPVTRTEFEVGQEDCQVIYEKLEYNSQINHQDQTIAQKDILTGPHPHRSPSIIPPSSTIEEQASVSPNRESQPSPGIYLEKIVTAEPGQPRATISRINQRQNLKCIAENETQAMIKVEESTSDLLLGSGAGTQPQQNRDIRTVLVKHETRVPLDDAWSTPDSQSREWNVEQVNDRNSVSPLTDSETTSSDCRLSPDFSNKQCIFYPVKVEERELPLARSPEASDDVRRTLHPTTTCSLYDGIQQEGSEMMDVHDFADGQAEAEFQNPADVRSYLLQASDEDDARIWELSQPHVDAEAEVLAYFDKSHGDCSQRPDGTTQRVCKAATREPTEYFSRYFSGDTWVEMARCTNQTSDCVTAREVAQFVGIHIAMGTLKFPSPRLYWDNLTKVPLIADTMPLSRFLQLSRLLKLAKDPHNSNMRERTRSDFSHHPADRRDDDSVDPLWKVVPLLCRFQNGCQSLRRQGDLAVDQYLIPLTGKVHNNRLALHSTTLIGFGGFLLHVDLKADLSNKEETIEKMVPKGSTVFLCKQELSTPAMLERLLTAGIHGAGRVGGAQGQIGDEFVSSDGKLMLRRSHRGFILSTAGNGHKNMASLISNFEKAQAAARLNRELLNLYSIPVSTSPTGWPLAVLWYLTDMALVNSWLLYRHDHMTAQAPLSLMDFRLAVSKALIQSSGTDPQNSVLTRPSSDPPNPGTVEENPLPDATTRYDGSGHWPEQLAEGEGGRCRFGNCQRTSRVMCLKCCVFLCISRNHNCFLNFHNQASSGNL, from the exons ATGCTGAGCCCAACCCAGGAGGAAAGTGAGCAATACCCTTTGACCACCCAAACCGCTCTGGATCCACCGAACAATGACACCGATTCTACTGAGGCAGCACCAAGAGAAGCAGGTGCACAAGAAGCGAGGGATACATTTGTTGAAGACACCAATGGAACCCAGATTAATGAAACACTCACAGATGAGTCCCTTCAAGAAGCCACAAAGACTATTGAACCCTCAAACAACAAGGACGAGATGGCGGTGGATCATGATCCTAAGAACAATCCTCCATCAGAGCGGACACTCAACTCAAACAAAGATCCCGATACTGATGaacaaaagttaaagaaaaaggaAAGACGTTACCCCTCCAAGAAAGCCATGGTAGATCCTCTAAAGATGGACATGACCAAGCCCGTGGTTATGCCGCTAACAT CATCAGAGCTTTCCCTGCAATGCATCGAGTGCCACATCATCTTCAGCGACTCCAAGAGCAAACAACGCCACCTGAAGTTGAGCCATCCAGTCGAATACGAGCAATGCATCCTGAGGAATTCCCTTTTCACCTGTTATCATTGCGATAGCCACTTCACCAACTCCACTGAGCTCATGGCGCATCAAAAAACACACGTGGAAAGGAAGCCCTACAAGTGTCCTCTGTGCGGCCAGACCTTTAAAAGGTTATCCGAGCTCACGCTCCACAAAAAGGTTCACGTCGGGCAGGATGGTTACACTTGTCCCGACTGTGGCAAAACatgcaaaacaacaacactgcTCAAGTACCACAGTCGTGTACACACCGGAGAGCGGCCGTATGTTTGCAAGGAGTGTGGGAGCAGGTTTAGCATGTCCAATGCACTGCAGAAACATTTGCTGTCCCACTTGCCGGAAGGTGCCCGAGACGCGGAAGAGGCCAAAAGGAAAGTTAAACGGAAAAAAGAGCAag ATGCCTTGACACCCAAGTATCCCTGCACTTTTTGCAAGGCCACTTTCAAAAGTCCCAAGATGCGCCTTCGCCATCTTACAAACAAGCACAGTGTATCGCTCGATTCACTTGGGAAAGCCATGCAAGCCAGGTCACACATAAATCATTTTACTCCAGTGATAACGCCCATATCCATCGCCCAAACGTCATTGCTGCAATTGGAGCCCAACGGGCCTCTTCAGAAAGTCGACGGCAACATCGACACCGAGCCCATACGGAAACTTATCGAATCTTTGGGAAACGTCCAGAAAGTAAACCAAGTTGTGATTTTGGGTCAAGTCCCGCCTCATGCGCCACCATTGGAAGTTCAGCAGATCTCCAAACCGCTCAGTTTAAACCTCAAACCACTCCAATCGGATTCTACACGGGTCGAATCGAAGACGGCGGAAGGAGACTTTTCAAACAACCCATTTGACCCGATGGAACAAACGATCATACTAGAACCGATTACACCCGACGGGCAGTTCATCAACCCGCCCTTCTCAGACTTGGGCTCACAAATTGTGTCAGGTGAAAGTCTGGCACTCGGTCTTGCTCCAAGTGAACATCGATTTTCTCCAGGGGGAGAGGTCATGCATCAAATTCATCCCCAACCTGGGATTGATTCAACAAACTCCAATTTATTTAAGTCGCTGGTTTTCCAAGACCTCGAGCAAACGGTCCTATTAGAACTAACCCCTGCCTTGACACCAACTGCAGAGCAGCAGCCGTCACAAAACGAGCAACCACCGGAAATCCCAAACCCTTCGTTGGTACCAACCACCGAACTGGAGAAAACTTCCTATCAAAGTATTGTAAATGAGCACGATACCGGCTCCCCAGTCCCATCGTTCGGGCCTTTAGTCGAGCAAAACTTGGCATCTCTGCAAAGCACAATCCCGTTATCGCAACCTACAGTTGAGAAGAACCCGACATCGCTCCACACGGATCAACAAGATCTCTGCAATTCCAATTTAGCCCCACCACAGACACCCATACAAGATTTCGGGGAACCTGGAGCTAACTCACAAGAGGAGGATCAGAATCAAAAAGCCAGTCAAGCGCAGGTCCACTCGTTACCCGATAACGGGACCCCTCGGGAATCCCGAGAGAAGACGACACAAGATGAAGAGTTACTGGTTGATGGAAAGGAGGACAACAAAGAGGTGGAGAATCTTTCTGATGCCACGGTTGCTTCTGCTAAAAAGTGTCCTTCTCATTCATCCAACAAAGAGGCACCACAGACCTCGGAGTTACCTGTAAATGTAATGTCAGCTCAAGAACTTGTCAAAGTACGCAAAAGAAAGCCCGCCAGAGCCTTGATCATACAAGGTTATATGCAAGAACTGATAGGCTCCATCCTTGACGAAGATTTACAAAGTGATGGCAAACAAGCGAAACGCAAAAGAACCAAAAAGTCTCATTTGGTTAATTTCAATCCAcggaaaaaagagaagaaaaataaaaaacaaagagtGCCTTCGCAGCAATGCCAGTCTCCGCGAAAAGAACCCGTGATCGACGGGGCAATAAACGCCTCGGAGAATAAAGCGGCATCAAAGAAGACGGGAAAAATTGCCGGTAAAAGTAAAAAAGCTGCCACGGCATCTCCGGGTGAAGTCAGTTTGGATTCAGCGGcaaaacccaaaaaaaagaagaaaaaactgacAAAACAATGTGCAGCTAGAGATCAGcataaaagtaaacaaaagaCGAAAATCAAGTCTAAAGGTGAGCAGAAATGTTCTTCCAAGGTGAAAAAGATGACAAataaagagaagaagaaaaagaaagacacaaTGAGCCTCAAAAACAACCAAACCGAATCACCCGGCACACAAGTCACGCAAGATTCTCTCCTTTTACTCAAAGGTCATAAGCAGCCCCAGCTGAAGGTTCACAAATTGGACCCTTCCAAAACATCCGCACAAGAGATTCCACCTCCGGAAAACCCATCCCAACACAGCGAAGACAACCAGGCAAACCCCGAAACCAAGACTGCAAATAATCCCgtgaagaaaaaaggcaaatccaAAAAGAACCCCAAAACTCTCTCCTTGCTGTCATTTCTGAAGACATCATCACATCAAGCGTCTGAAACCCAGCTCGTCAAACCAAAAACCGGTCGAAAACGAAAAGCTTCATCCAACTTGGAGGTTGAAGGGGTGATCACCGCGCTGCATTCCAAGCGAGCGTTGGAATGTCAAAACTGCGGGGAGATATTCACTGAAGTTGCTTCACTTCAGAAGCACAAGGCCATGGTGCATGTTTTAGAAAGTCCTCAGCTTACGTACACTAATGGCAACATCTTTGAAGGCGTCTCCAGAATAAATGTCGATCAGCAAGAAAGTCTTATCAATCCGACCACCGCTTGGGGTAATGAACCCTTGACGGCGTTAGAAGAAAGTCAACCAAATGTCTCATTTCCTGCCTTGATTCCATCTCCGGCTTTACCCGGTGAAAACGATGTTCAGCCTCCGGAATCTTCAAAACCGTTAGAACCGATCAAACCCAAGGCTTCTAATTTGGATCCTCGCATTGAAAGCACCGCTGCGGTGAAGCGAAATGAATCTGCAGAGTCCGTAGATAAACAGCAAGAACGTACACCCGAGAATTTAGAATCTGACCACCGGGCCCCCGTAGAAGAAGACGTCAAGGAGGATGATCTTCTCGGAGTGGACCTCGTCACCGTCGGGGAGGACAATGAAAACAATTTGCTTCGAGACAACATTCCCCAAAGGGAATCGGTTGAAGTTGCTAATTCTGAAGCCAGGAGCTCTGAAACTGAAGATCAAGCAAGAGAAGCGAGAAGCTTGCAGTCGGTGTCCTGCTCCACGCAACAGGTAGGAGTTAaaaatgaggaagaggaggtgttagtccagaagaaaaagaaagcggGAAAAGGACGTAAACGACAAGGACGAGCGCGTCTAAAAGCGGATGCGGTGTCGAGGAAATGTTTACAACCGGGTCCTGTCACAAGAACTGAATTCGAAGTAGGACAGGAGGATTGTCAGGTCATTTATGAAAAACTAGAATATAATTCCCAAATTAATCATCAAGATCAGACGATTGCCCAGAAAGATATTCTTACGGGACCTCATCCCCACAGAAGCCCTTCAATTATTCCCCCAAGTTCCACTATTGAGGAGCAAGCCAGTGTATCTCCAAACAGGGAGAGTCAGCCATCTCCAGGAATCTATCTTGAGAAGATCGTAACTGCTGAACCCGGGCAACCTCGTGCAACCATCTCCCGTATAAATCAAAGACAG AATTTGAAGTGCATCGCTGAAAATGAGACGCAAGCTATGATCAAGGTTGAGGAGAGTACATCAGATCTGCTGCTGGGATCGGGAGCAGGCACGCAACCACAACAAAACCGAGACATTCGCACGGTTCTGGTGAAGCACGAGACCAGAGTCCCGCTTGATGATGCCTGGTCCACACCGGATAGCCAAAGCAGGGAATGGAACGTGGAGCAAGTCAATGATCGAAACTCTGTCAGCCCAC TCACAGACTCTGAGACCACGTCCAGCGACTGCCGCCTTTCCCCGGACTTCAGCAACAAGCAGTGCATCTTCTACCCGGTGAAAGTGGAAGAGAGGGAACTTCCCCTGGCTAGAAGCCCGGAAGCATCCGATGATGTCAGACGGACGCTCCATCCAACCACAACCTGCTCTTTAT ATGACGGCATTCAGCAAGAAGGATCAGAGATGATGGATGTTCACGACTTTGCTGACGGACAAG CCGAAGCAGAGTTTCAGAATCCGGCGGACGTGCGGAGCTATCTTCTGCAGGCTTCCGATGAAGACGATGCAAGAATTTGGGAGTTGTCGCAACCGCACGTTGACGCAGAAGCAGAAGTCTTGGCCTATTTTGATAAGAGCCACGGCGACTGCTCTCAACGGCCAGACGGAACCACACAAAG gGTGTGCAAAGCAGCAACTCGAGAGCCCACCGAGTACTTCTCCAGGTATTTTAGCGGGGACACCTGGGTCGAAATGGCCCGCTGCACCAATCAAACATCCGACTGCGTCACTGCGAGGGAAGTCGCCCAGTTTGTCGGGATCCACATTGCAATGGGAACTTTAAAG TTTCCCAGTCCACGACTCTACTGGGACAACTTGACCAAGGTGCCCTTGATTGCGGATACCATGCCGCTTTCCCGCTTCCTCCAACTCTCGCGCTTGTTGAAACTTGCTAAGGATCCGCACAATAGTAATATGAGAGAAAGAACTCGTAGCGACTTTTCTCATCATCCCGCTGACAGGAGAGACGATGACTCCGTGGACCCTTTGTGGAAGGTTGTGCCATTATTGTGCCGCttccaaaatggctgccagtCACTTAGAAGACAAGGTGACTTAGCAGTGGATCAATATTTAATTCCCTTAACTGGTAAGGTGCACAACAACAGGCTGGCTCTGCATAGCACCACGTTGATTGGATTTGGGGGCTTTCTTCTTCATGTGGATCTTAAAGCGGATCTTTCCAATAAGGAGGAAACCATCGAGAAAATGGTTCCCAAAGGCAGCACTGTGTTTCTTTGCAAGCAAGAACTCTCCACTCCCGCTATGTTGGAGCGCCTCCTAACGGCAGGGATCCACGGTGCGGGGCGGGTCGGAGGAGCGCAGGGCCAGATCGGAGACGAGTTCGTAAGCTCGGACGGCAAGCTGATGCTGCGCAGGTCTCACCGCGGCTTCATTCTCTCCACGGCAGGAAACGGTCATAAAAACATGGCGTCTCTCATTAGTAACTTTGAGAAAGCCCAGGCGGCGGCTCGCCTCAATAGAGAATTGTTGAATCTTTACTCCATCCCGGTTTCCACCTCACCAACAGGCTGGCCTCTCGCTGTGCTCTGGTACCTTACTGATATGGCTTTGGTCAACTCCTGGCTTTTGTACAGACACGATCACATGACCGCACAAGCACCTTTGTCTCTTATGGACTTCAGATTGGCCGTATCCAAAGCCTTGATCCAGTCCAGCGGCACAGACCCTCAGAACTCTGTCCTCACTCGACCCTCCTCTGACCCACCTAACCCCGGTACAGTGGAAGAAAACCCACTCCCCGATGCGACAACACGGTACGACGGTTCGGGCCACTGGCCAGAGCAACTCGCAGAGGGTGAAGGGGGCAGGTGTCGTTTTGGCAACTGTCAGAGGACATCACGAGTTATGTGCCTCAAGTGCTGTGTCTTTCTTTGTATCTCCCGCAACCACAACTGCTTTTTAAATTTTCATAATCAGGCAAGTTCAGGGAACCTCTAG
- the wu:fe05a04 gene encoding zinc finger protein 629, with amino-acid sequence MSVQYTIDIQLTELGFPDILQRQESLSTSCDDSQSPCPSPALTTPDPPRGSPLVKGQSSKQACTSPELQAGTILQASPGQQLQLSQSGQKAGGVETPVEGGGKKTPKQQPVESDSDDSDVSVVCQEEEEDEDENEESLDNESANSVDYVCSVCGLRLLSDFKLQDHMNLHTGARPYSCAECGKRFSQIHNYRVHLRTHAANKVDRPHCRICLMSFASDKSLEHHLSNTHFESQFYECDLCKRVFTNLKACEHHVELHKSMPKVVCEKCGRHFTQAKSLKRHQKKACYRIYKCTDCSEAFNNKDALLKHSFTHLGLLPYTCVRCRCHFRLANLYRQHKCEPWRIHCVACLREFSSQGDFLRHKKDTGCWGSSEVKGDEIRCLECGLSFHTPDELKNHAGAHQRVLKCAECGKGFRSALLLMSHMGGHAGNSPCLCQSCGLGFPHQQNYNSHLKTCGQTPQPAKPATVSKKKGDLETFSTTNDTPPDPTHVLNRLGVPATNSALLQLTRGDDSTPDGCWKLTLDKIPPPGTNLVLLVPTNGDNLTLPPGIAQVVPEVQNQAGIPADQHLGIWPAIQDAEWEPMDLSNKDSTPTPPAVIKSEPLAYEVAGQELNDCVMDLSTTSPVIKTEPQSSDSM; translated from the exons ATGTCCGTACAGTACACAATTGACATCCAACTAACAGAATTAGGCTTTCCCGACATCCTCCAGCGTCAGGAAAGCCTCTCCACGTCATGTGACGACTCGCAGTCACCATGCCCCTCTCCAGCTTTGACGACCCCTGACCCGCCGAGAGGAAGCCCGCTGGTAAAAGGGCAGTCATCCAAGCAGGCCTGTACTTCACCTGAACTCCAGGCAGGTACTATTCTCCAGGCATCACCAGGTCAACAGCTCCAATTATCACAAAGTGGACAAAAGGCTGGTGGTGTGGAGACCCCCGTGGAAGGTGGTGGCAAAAAAACGCCCAAACAGCAACCGGTGGAGAGCGATTCTGATGATAGCGATGTGTCGGTGGTCTgccaggaagaggaagaagatgaggatgagaATGAAGAAAGTCTCGACAATG AGTCGGCAAATTCCGTCGACTACGTCTGCAGTGTATGCGGGTTGCGACTGCTCTCCGACTTCAAGCTGCAGGACCACATGAACTTGCACACGGGAGCGCGCCCGTACAGCTGCGCCGAATGCGGCAAGCGCTTCTCGCAGATCCACAACTACCGTGTGCACCTCCGCACGCACGCCGCCAACAAGGTGGACCGGCCGCACTGCCGCATCTGCCTGATGTCGTTTGCCTCGGATAAATCTCTGGAGCACCACCTGTCCAATACTCACTTTGAGAGTCAGTTCTACGAATGCGACCTGTGCAAGCGCGTGTTCACCAACCTGAAGGCCTGCGAGCATCACGTGGAACTGCACAAATCCATGCCTAAGGTTGTCTGCGAAAAATGCGGCCGCCATTTTACCCAGGCCAAATCGCTCAAGCGCCACCAGAAGAAGGCGTGCTACCGCATCTACAAATGCACCGACTGCTCCGAGGCATTCAACAACAAGGACGCACTCCTCAAACACAGCTTCACCCACCTCGGCCTGTTGCCTTACACGTGCGTAAGGTGCCGCTGTCACTTTCGCCTAGCCAACCTCTACCGCCAGCACAAGTGCGAACCCTGGCGGATCCACTGCGTGGCTTGTCTCAGAGAGTTTTCAAGTCAGGGGGACTTCCTGCGACACAAGAAGGACACCGGCTGCTGGGGCAGCAGTGAGGTCAAAGGGGACGAGATCCGATGCCTGGAGTGCGGCCTCAGCTTTCACACCCCCGACGAGCTAAAGAACCACGCTGGAGCTCACCAGAGGGTCCTCAAATGTGCCGAGTGTGGGAAGGGATTCCGCTCGGCCTTGTTGCTGATGTCCCACATGGGCGGCCATGCCGGCAACTCTCCTTGCCTCTGTCAGAGCTGTGGACTGGGCTTTCCCCATCAGCAGAACTACAACAGCCACCTGAAGACATGTGGCCAAACACCCCAGCCTGCTAAACCTGCG ACTGTCTCAAAGAAGAAGGGCGATCTCGAGACCTTTTCAACCACAAATGATACACCCCCCGATCCAACCCATGTGCTAAACCGCTTGGGCGTACCCGCCACCAACTCTGCTCTTCTCCAGCTCACGAGAGGGGACGATTCCACCCCAGATGGCTGTTGGAAGCTCACCCTTGATAAAATACCACCGCCTGGTACTAATCTCGTCCTGTTAGTTCCCACAAACGGCGACAACCTGACACTTCCACCCGGGATCGCGCAGGTAGTACCAGAAGTCCAAAATCAAGCAGGGATTCCTGCTGATCAACACCTCGGCATCTGGCCTGCGATCCAAGATGCAGAGTGGGAACCAATGGATTTATCCAACAAAGATTCCACTCCAACACCTCCTGCTGTGATTAAAAGTGAGCCGCTGGCGTACGAGGTGGCGGGACAAGAATTGAATGACTGTGTTATGGATCTCTCAACAACGTCCCCCGTAATCAAAACTGAGCCTCAATCTTCTGACTCAATGTAG
- the znf576.2 gene encoding zinc finger protein 576.2 gives MDSDILNIEEIVMGRGTTPQAPTEKPMETLKRPITLNGPLAQTAQPYQHENLQCFQCFITFCNPKAKERHMKKSHREEYKQQLQQGNTLFTCYVCDRTFLSSEELTLHQPTHSKDDKPFKCAHCHESFRTFTELTTHRRHVCPEKQLPCKDCTETFRSAAMLRTHRLALHPRPDVETAERPDEPAKSHNCKKCGQAFDSESELNEHEKKYPEGQHCNGSTLPAKKRGRQVKIEEVASTEKRGKRKKKDEAEVCEEGEAENTGASPETPAAPVEEKAKAGAAKRGRPPKAAVAVKAEPKAIVAADGDEAAKETKAKAETAAPKQHACPDCDLSFPSSLQLRTHKKEKHSMRKAHPCAECEESFGRPEQLEAHMSRAHAVGRFACPTCGKSFGRERTLKAHQKTHPEEQPETPKR, from the exons ATGGACTCTGACATCTTGAACATCGAAGAGATTGTAATGGGACGGGGAACAACCCCACAAGCCCCAACTGAAAAGCCGATGGAGACGTTGAAGCGGCCCATCACTCTGAATGGACCTCTTGCACAAACTGCTCAACCCT ACCAGCATGAGAATCTGCAGTGTTTCCAGTGCTTCATCACCTTCTGCAATCCCAAAGCTAAGGAAAGACACATGAAGAAGAGCCACCGGGAAGAGTACAAGCAACAACTTCAACAG GGCAACACTCTGTTTACATGCTACGTGTGCGACCGCACGTTTTTATCGTCCGAGGAGCTGACACTGCACCAGCCGACGCACAGCAAAGATGACAAGCCCTTCAAATGTGCCCACTGCCACGAGAGCTTCAGAACATTCACTGAA CTCACGACACACAGAAGGCACGTGTGTCCAGAGAAGCAGCTGCCGTGTAAAGATTGCACCGAAACTTTCAGGAGTGCGGCAATGCTGCGTACGCATCGCCTGGCGTTACACCCTCGCCCCGACGTCGAGACAGCCGAGCGTCCGGACGAGCCCGCAAAAAGTCATAATTGCAAGAAGTGCGGCCAGGCCTTTGACAGCGAATCGGAGTTGAACGAACACGAGAAGAAGTATCCCGAAGGCCAACATTGCAACGGCAGCACCCTGCCGGCCAAGAAGCGCGGACGGCAAGTCAAGATTGAGGAAGTGGCAAGCACTGAGAAAAGGGGAAAGCGAAAGAAGAAGGATGAAGCAGAGGTTTGTGAGGAAGGCGAGGCGGAAAACACAGGCGCCAGCCCTGAGACACCAGCAGCCCCAGTGGAGGAGAAAGCAAAAGCAGGCGCAGCAAAACGAGGTCGCCCCCCTAAAGCCGCCGTAGCCGTAAAAGCTGAACCAAAAGCCATTGTCGCGGCTGACGGCGATGAAGCAGCAAAGGAGACGAAAGCGAAAGCAGAGACTGCGGCGCCCAAGCAACACGCGTGTCCCGATTGTGACCTCTCCTTCCCAAGCTCACTTCAGCTGCGCACTCACAAGAAAGAGAAACACAGCATGCGGAAAGCCCACCCATGTGCCGAGTGCGAGGAGAGCTTTGGCCGTCCAGAGCAGCTGGAGGCGCATATGTCGCGCGCGCATGCCGTCGGCCGCTTCGCCTGCCCCACCTGTGGCAAGAGCTTTGGGCGCGAGCGCACGCTGAAGGCTCACCAGAAGACGCACCCCGAGGAGCAGCCGGAGACCCCCAAAAGATAA